The Vanessa atalanta chromosome 2, ilVanAtal1.2, whole genome shotgun sequence DNA window ATATTGGGttagttaatttaaacttttgtttTGGACAACAGTTCAAGACGGCAAGTCAACCTTATTGCAGCATACTGTATACAAGTCTTCTTGTATAAAGATACAGGTATGATTGAGAGTTGTGATTATGGGCCACCAAttccttttaattattttttccaagagtaatactaatattataaattttaattgaggataaataaatcacaaataataaatacttaattcttTATCAATTATGTCatacagatacaataaaaataattgatttaattaaatagtattatctTTGGGGAGCTGGACAAGGCTTTGGCATTTTTCCTAGAAGACTTTGAATTTCCTTTTTCTCATCATAGCTCTTCcacatttcatataaattaattattgatctGACTATTTCTTGTATCTGGAACATGAAATaaccatttataataacattttcttgGTACTAATATCTCAGATTAGTAATCTCAAATCTTACTTTATCCATATCAACATTCAATTCAGCAAACCAGGGTTTTAAATTCTCCTTTCCGAGCATAACACATGCTATGTGTAGAGCCCCAATTGcaatctaaaataaattgtatatatttttttattataaatttaaaataagactttTATGATCAATCATTTGAAATGAAAGTATTACCTGATATGGAGGGTACAATAAGCTAACGTCAGTTCTCAGAGAATCATTAACAATTCTCCAGGCATAAGTAAGGAGTTGGTCATCTTGTCCTATATCTTGTACAAAGAGTAAAAGAGGTCTATATGGTTGATAAACAATAAGGCAACAATCTAAATTCTCCAGTAAATAGAATTCACATTCTAGTATATGATTAGTTCTGTATGGAAATTCCTGCTGTCCATATGCATAGCTAAATTTGTTCTTAATTACAGTTTGACATGTCGTAATAAGTCGTGAATTTGATATAACACCAAATTCCTCGACTTTAGATGCAAGAAAAACACACGTCGGAGCTAAAAGTAATGGATCTATGCATTTTAACGAGTTCCTTGCATAGAAGCGCTTGAAATACACAGTCGCAGTAGCAATTACTTGCTGTCGTAATTTCAATTGCTCGCCCAGTACTTGTATAATGCTCGCAaagaagttaaatattttttgatattcttCCTCCGACAACTTTGCTAAATCGAGTTGACGATCTCGAACTAGGTCTTGTTTATCCAGTATCCATTGTTGATGATGTGAACTTTGCCAAAAATTACCAGCCATATTCAGAATTTCCCA harbors:
- the LOC125072066 gene encoding cyclin-C — its product is MAGNFWQSSHHQQWILDKQDLVRDRQLDLAKLSEEEYQKIFNFFASIIQVLGEQLKLRQQVIATATVYFKRFYARNSLKCIDPLLLAPTCVFLASKVEEFGVISNSRLITTCQTVIKNKFSYAYGQQEFPYRTNHILECEFYLLENLDCCLIVYQPYRPLLLFVQDIGQDDQLLTYAWRIVNDSLRTDVSLLYPPYQIAIGALHIACVMLGKENLKPWFAELNVDMDKIQEIVRSIINLYEMWKSYDEKKEIQSLLGKMPKPCPAPQR